Proteins encoded in a region of the Mucilaginibacter sabulilitoris genome:
- a CDS encoding helix-hairpin-helix domain-containing protein, translated as MTAIKKNIDFEFTATEKQLLRAKGITLKSVSNFAIDEIATVVNASPQRAKTLSALFEFQSIPSVGIRFAHDLMLLGYYNLTSLKDKTGSDLLNDYEKAIGHRIDPCLEDQFRLIVHYANHPDSAKKWWDFTNERKAFRSNHGYPADRPA; from the coding sequence ATGACAGCCATTAAAAAAAATATCGATTTTGAATTTACTGCCACTGAAAAGCAACTATTAAGAGCTAAAGGCATTACGCTAAAAAGCGTTTCAAACTTTGCTATAGACGAAATAGCGACCGTTGTAAATGCCAGTCCCCAAAGAGCAAAAACGCTGTCCGCATTATTTGAATTTCAAAGTATCCCGTCTGTAGGGATCCGGTTTGCTCATGACCTGATGTTGCTGGGATACTATAACCTGACTTCGCTCAAGGATAAAACAGGATCAGATTTATTGAATGATTATGAAAAAGCGATAGGTCATCGGATTGACCCTTGTTTAGAAGATCAGTTTCGGCTGATAGTACACTATGCCAATCATCCTGATAGTGCCAAAAAATGGTGGGATTTCACCAACGAAAGAAAAGCTTTCAGAAGCAACCATGGCTACCCTGCTGACCGGCCCGCGTAA
- a CDS encoding energy transducer TonB — protein MEYREENNYPKAFLATGIILAVLIAACYFIVFQNPPKQEEGTGGILVNYGTVDEGTGNDYMSTEEPSVAEKANNTKPDKITHEKPTEEKPTPQSSDKTVVTQNTEDAPEVAAPTKKPSNTVATPEPVKTQPKPTVNQNALYKGKATTGTGEGDGTGSTPGNQGKPTGTTLTNNYNGTGSGNGGNLNLSARNFVSKPNVDDGNRFTGKIVIEIHVDKAGNVTYAKATRGTTISDFNLIEKCENAVKNARITSLDTAPDTQTGTVVFVFKVN, from the coding sequence ATGGAATACAGGGAAGAAAATAACTATCCGAAAGCGTTTTTGGCAACAGGCATTATTTTGGCTGTGTTAATAGCTGCTTGTTATTTTATTGTGTTTCAAAATCCGCCGAAACAAGAGGAAGGAACCGGGGGGATACTTGTAAACTACGGGACCGTTGATGAAGGTACGGGAAACGACTATATGAGCACCGAGGAACCTTCTGTTGCAGAAAAAGCCAACAATACAAAACCTGATAAGATCACCCACGAAAAACCAACTGAAGAAAAACCCACGCCGCAAAGCAGCGATAAAACTGTAGTTACGCAAAATACAGAGGATGCGCCTGAAGTTGCCGCGCCTACAAAAAAACCATCAAACACGGTTGCTACACCTGAGCCGGTAAAAACGCAACCAAAACCTACCGTAAATCAAAATGCTTTATATAAAGGCAAAGCTACAACCGGTACCGGCGAAGGCGACGGAACGGGCAGTACCCCGGGTAACCAAGGTAAACCTACAGGTACAACACTTACCAATAATTATAACGGTACGGGCTCTGGTAACGGCGGTAACCTCAACCTGTCGGCGCGTAACTTTGTTAGCAAACCCAATGTTGACGATGGTAACCGTTTCACCGGTAAAATAGTAATTGAAATACACGTTGATAAAGCGGGTAATGTAACCTATGCCAAGGCAACCCGCGGCACTACCATATCTGATTTTAACCTGATTGAAAAGTGCGAGAATGCCGTTAAAAACGCCAGGATCACCTCGCTTGATACCGCACCCGATACGCAAACGGGTACGGTAGTGTTTGTATTTAAAGTGAATTAG